The following is a genomic window from Alphaproteobacteria bacterium.
ATAGATTTAGGTGGCGGTGTGGGAGTGCCATATGGTGATAATGAGACAATAGAACCAGTAAAATATGGTGAATTAATCAATCAATTAGTAGAAGAATTTAAACTAGAAGATAAAAAATTTATCTTTGAACCAGGTAGAATGATTGCCGCAAATGCTGGCATTTTAATTGGTTCAGTAAATTTTATTAAAAAAACTAAAGCAAAAGAATTCGCAATTATTGATGTTGGTATGAATGATTTAATGAGAACTGCTTTATATGATGCAAAGCATCAATTTGTTCCCGTAATCAAACATAGTAAAGGGCAAAAACTTTATGATTTTGTGGGTCCTGTTTGCGAAACTACAGATGTGTTTCATAAAGATCTACAATTTCAACTATTAGAAAGTGAAGATTTGATCGCCATACGCTCTGCTGGTGCATATGGTGCGGTTATGGCTAATGAATATAATACCAGACCTTTAATACCAGAAGTTCTGGTTACAGGCAGTGACTATAATGTTATTAGAAGAAGGCCTGATTACAATGAAATGATTAGCTTGGAATTATAGTTTATTTAGTATGGTAGTTTTTCTGTAGTTTTCTTTGTAGAGTTCTGCGGTGCATATTTAGTTGCGTGGCAGTTTTGCTAATATTAAAATTATTCTTTTCCAATATTTTTTGAATATTTTCCCATTCAAGTTTTTTTAGATTGGTTTTAGTAAAGCTCTCTATTTCATTTTGCTTGCCATCTAAAAATGCATTTAAAACCTCTTTAACGGAAGCTGGCTTTGTTAAAAAATTAAGAGCACCATTCTTAATAGCACTAACAGCAACGTTAATACTAGCATAGCCAGTTAGCATGACTATTTTGATATTATCGTCCTTGTCTTTTAGAGTTTCAATAAAATTTAGTGAAGAATTACCCGCAATATTTAAATCTAAGAGCGCATGTGTAAAATTATATTGCTCTAGCAAGCTACTTGCTTGTTCAATATTATATGCTGTGTAAGCAACAAAACCCTTTCGAATGAAGCCGGCTTTAAATAGTTGGGCTAAAGTTTCATCATCTTCTAAAATAAGTAATGTATTCATATTTTAATAGGTAAATCTATGGTAATAATTGCTGGCTTTAGCTTAGAAATTTTTAGTTTTGCGTTAATTTTTGCTAAAGTTAATTTGCTTAAATATAGCCCATAACCAGATTTATAATTCTTGCAAAAGCCCGCCCCATTATCACTAATTTGAATGGTTACTTTTTGTTTTTCGCTAATAATAACTACTTTAATATGGTTA
Proteins encoded in this region:
- a CDS encoding response regulator, with amino-acid sequence MNTLLILEDDETLAQLFKAGFIRKGFVAYTAYNIEQASSLLEQYNFTHALLDLNIAGNSSLNFIETLKDKDDNIKIVMLTGYASINVAVSAIKNGALNFLTKPASVKEVLNAFLDGKQNEIESFTKTNLKKLEWENIQKILEKNNFNISKTATQLNMHRRTLQRKLQKNYHTK